The Rana temporaria chromosome 4, aRanTem1.1, whole genome shotgun sequence genome contains a region encoding:
- the ENDOV gene encoding endonuclease V: protein MAEALISQEEASRLEEWEKQQILLKDQLITTNTESWQQQVELDGLERVGGVDLSYIKGEETVACASLVVLSYPEMEVIYEDCHMVTLDAPYVAGFLAFREVPSLVEAVKSLQEKKPDVIPQVLLVDGNGILHHRGFGVACHLGILTDLPTIGVAKNLLQVDGLENNEAHKEQAKQLEDGGDYFHLKGSTGQILGAALKSCKKSSKPIYVSVGHKISLETAVNVVRSCCKYRVPEPTRQADIRSREFCIKIANKGKTETTKSQDSLS, encoded by the exons ATGGCGGAGGCGCTGATATCCCAAGAGGAGGCTTCCAGGTTGGAGGAGTGGGAGAA GCAGCAGATACTTCTGAAGGATCAGTTGATCACCACTAATACGGAGAGCTGGCAGCAGCAGGTGGAACTTGATGGACTGGAAAGAGTCGGTGGAGTGGATCTGTCCTACATCAAGGGAGAAGAGACTGTGGCCTGCGCCTCACTTGTGGTGTTGAGCTACCCTGAGATGGAG GTGATCTATGAAGATTGTCACATGGTAACTCTAGATGCCCCTTACGTTGCTGGCTTCCTGGCCTTCAGAGAGGTGCCATCGTTGGTGGAGGCGGTGAagtctttgcaggagaagaagccGGATGTGATACCTCAG GTGCTGCTTGTGGATGGTAATGGCATCCTCCATCATCGGG GGTTTGGTGTGGCCTGCCATCTTGGGATCCTCACCGATCTCCCAACAATTGGAGTGGCCAAGAATTTGCTCCAGGTGGACGGACTGGAAAATAATGAGGCACACAAGGAACAG GCAAAACAGTTAGAGGACGGAGGAGATTATTTTCACCTCAAGGGCAGCACCGGCCAAATCCTGGGTGCG gcattaaaaagctgcaaaaaaagctccaaaCCCATCTATGTCTCAGTCGGCCACAAGATAAGTTTGGAGACAGCAGTGAATGTGGTCCGTTCATGCTGCAAGTACCGAGTTCCTGAGCCCACCAGACAG GCTGACATTCGCTCCAGAGAATTTTGCATTAAGATCGCGAATAAAGGCAAAACAGAAACCACGAAATCTCAAGATAGTCTCAGTTAG